The following coding sequences lie in one Rhodospirillaceae bacterium genomic window:
- a CDS encoding transcriptional regulator: protein MALTRDFRETIRARTARDPAFREALLKEGVDCLLAGDVDTGKAVLRDFVNATLGFRELGELIDKSPKSLMRMLGPDGNPQARNLFEIIGCLQEREGLRLTVHPVREPA, encoded by the coding sequence ATGGCATTGACGCGCGACTTCAGGGAAACGATCCGGGCGCGGACCGCGCGCGATCCCGCATTCCGCGAGGCACTGCTCAAGGAAGGCGTCGATTGCCTGCTCGCCGGCGATGTCGACACGGGCAAGGCGGTTCTGCGCGATTTCGTCAATGCTACCCTCGGCTTCCGGGAACTCGGCGAATTGATCGACAAGTCGCCCAAAAGCCTGATGCGCATGCTCGGCCCGGACGGTAACCCGCAGGCCCGGAATCTGTTCGAGATCATCGGCTGTCTCCAGGAACGCGAAGGGCTCCGCCTCACGGTCCACCCTGTCCGCGAGCCGGCTTAG
- a CDS encoding type II toxin-antitoxin system RelE/ParE family toxin, which produces MIAIREYIGSDGHSPYARWFVRLDAQAAAKVAIALVRLQQGNASNVKGVGAGVQECRINFGPGYRIYFGRDGDTLIVLLGGGTKKRQRQDIETAKMLWQRYKRARARED; this is translated from the coding sequence GTGATCGCAATTAGGGAATATATCGGCAGTGATGGCCATAGCCCATACGCCAGATGGTTTGTCCGGCTCGACGCTCAGGCAGCGGCCAAGGTAGCCATCGCGCTTGTCAGGCTGCAACAGGGGAATGCCTCCAACGTGAAGGGCGTCGGCGCCGGTGTCCAGGAATGCAGGATCAATTTCGGACCCGGCTATCGGATCTATTTCGGAAGGGACGGCGATACCCTGATCGTCCTGCTGGGCGGCGGCACCAAGAAGCGCCAGCGGCAGGATATCGAAACAGCGAAAATGCTTTGGCAACGCTACAAACGCGCCAGAGCGCGGGAGGATTGA
- a CDS encoding aromatic ring-hydroxylating dioxygenase subunit alpha, which yields MARRIPQRQVDERAQAILATGLYDRWYGICPADRIADRPVALKRWGRDLVAWRDRDGALHLQDDRCPHRGARLSLARNDGDRLVCVYHGAQILGDGTVAAIPGEPGCTLVGKRAVRGYPVREHRGAVFAWYGSDPDAPPADFALPERLTNGDYRAILCYTEWRCPYRFLIDNNMDPMHGAYLHTTAHSMQQGSRQAEFRTRDTDSGFVFEKTGQKDLNFDWSEWYDRNFQAVCLEIPYPATGGPGGNFGIVAHMTPIDAETTACFFWRHRKVSGWQADVWQFLYRTRLEERHWHVLEQDRLVMETMAADADAREHLYSHDLGLTRVRGLMAREALQQARALAAGLEDGAQAETFGQ from the coding sequence ATGGCGCGACGCATCCCGCAACGGCAGGTCGACGAACGGGCGCAGGCGATTCTGGCGACCGGCCTGTACGACCGCTGGTACGGCATCTGCCCTGCGGACCGGATCGCCGACCGCCCTGTCGCCCTGAAACGCTGGGGCCGCGACCTGGTCGCCTGGCGCGACCGGGACGGTGCGCTCCACCTGCAGGACGACCGCTGCCCGCACCGCGGCGCGCGGCTTTCGCTCGCCCGCAACGACGGCGACCGGCTGGTCTGCGTCTATCACGGCGCCCAGATCCTCGGCGACGGCACGGTGGCGGCGATACCCGGCGAGCCCGGCTGTACCCTGGTCGGCAAGCGCGCCGTGCGCGGCTATCCAGTGCGCGAGCATCGCGGCGCGGTCTTCGCCTGGTACGGGTCCGATCCCGATGCACCGCCGGCCGACTTCGCCCTGCCCGAGCGGCTGACGAACGGGGACTACCGCGCGATCCTCTGCTACACGGAATGGCGCTGCCCCTACCGGTTCCTGATCGACAACAACATGGACCCGATGCACGGCGCCTACCTGCACACCACCGCCCATTCGATGCAGCAGGGTTCCCGGCAGGCCGAATTCCGCACCCGCGATACCGATAGCGGTTTCGTCTTCGAAAAGACCGGCCAGAAGGACCTGAACTTCGATTGGAGCGAATGGTACGACCGCAATTTCCAGGCGGTCTGCCTGGAGATTCCCTACCCTGCGACCGGCGGGCCGGGCGGCAACTTCGGCATCGTCGCCCACATGACGCCGATCGACGCGGAAACCACCGCCTGTTTCTTCTGGCGCCACCGCAAGGTGAGCGGCTGGCAGGCCGATGTCTGGCAGTTCCTCTACCGGACCCGGCTGGAGGAACGGCACTGGCACGTCCTGGAGCAGGACCGGCTGGTCATGGAGACCATGGCGGCCGACGCCGACGCGCGCGAACATCTCTACAGCCACGACCTTGGCCTGACTCGGGTGCGCGGCCTGATGGCGCGCGAGGCGCTGCAACAGGCGAGGGCGCTGGCGGCGGGGTTGGAGGACGGGGCACAGGCCGAAACCTTTGGACAGTGA
- a CDS encoding Rid family hydrolase — MPTSVRFEQVTAPEAPEFPGNIFSNCLKAGNQVILAGMVASDDSGGVIGGGSAYEQARACFQKIQKLVEAAGGSLADVAKLTIYLTDIADRPEIGRARKEFFDGRMPASTLIGVSALAEPQYKVEIEAIAILEGDG, encoded by the coding sequence ATGCCGACATCGGTCAGGTTCGAGCAGGTCACGGCGCCGGAGGCGCCGGAATTTCCGGGCAATATCTTTTCCAATTGCCTGAAGGCCGGCAACCAGGTGATCCTTGCCGGCATGGTGGCGTCCGACGATAGCGGCGGCGTCATCGGCGGCGGCTCGGCCTATGAGCAGGCGCGCGCCTGCTTCCAGAAAATCCAGAAGCTGGTCGAGGCCGCCGGCGGCTCGCTCGCCGACGTCGCCAAGCTGACGATCTATCTCACCGACATCGCCGACCGGCCGGAGATCGGTCGCGCCAGGAAGGAGTTCTTCGACGGCCGCATGCCGGCCTCGACCCTGATCGGTGTCAGCGCCCTGGCCGAGCCGCAGTACAAGGTCGAGATCGAGGCGATCGCTATTCTTGAGGGGGACGGATAA
- a CDS encoding VOC family protein — protein sequence MTADYRYSRLGYVALNVTDLERTLAFYTDIVGLDATEIADGQAALRCGPDHHNVLLNRAPEPGLKRIGFELESEDDLERAFRHLERCGYAPAWLDGEECAALHQGPGLRFRHPGTGLPLEYFIGMERMAEPFGARLARIARLGHVVVSTPDLPAMRDSLMRDLGFVLSDEVDGMIAFLRCFPNPFHHSLGIARADENRLHHVNFMVTDIDDVGRALNRLKKNKVEIVYGPGRHPPSGSIFLYFLDPDGMTVEYSFGMEEFAETGARAPRLMPPVPESLDFWSGLPSLDFARVGRYETAG from the coding sequence ATGACGGCGGACTATCGCTACAGCCGGCTGGGCTACGTGGCGCTCAACGTCACCGACCTCGAGCGCACGCTGGCCTTCTATACCGACATCGTCGGCCTCGATGCGACCGAGATAGCGGACGGGCAGGCGGCGTTGCGCTGCGGGCCGGATCACCATAACGTCCTGCTGAACCGGGCGCCGGAGCCGGGCCTGAAGCGAATCGGCTTCGAACTCGAATCCGAAGACGATCTGGAGCGTGCCTTCCGTCATCTGGAGCGTTGCGGCTACGCACCGGCGTGGCTCGACGGGGAGGAATGCGCCGCATTGCACCAGGGCCCCGGCCTGCGCTTCCGCCATCCCGGCACCGGACTCCCGCTTGAATATTTCATCGGCATGGAACGGATGGCCGAGCCGTTCGGCGCGCGCCTCGCCAGGATCGCCCGGCTCGGCCATGTCGTCGTCTCGACGCCGGACCTGCCGGCGATGCGGGATTCTCTGATGCGCGACCTCGGCTTCGTGCTGTCCGACGAGGTCGACGGCATGATCGCCTTCCTGCGATGTTTCCCCAACCCGTTCCACCACTCGCTCGGAATTGCGCGGGCCGACGAGAACCGGCTGCACCACGTCAATTTCATGGTGACGGACATCGACGATGTCGGCCGCGCGCTCAACCGGCTGAAGAAGAACAAAGTCGAAATCGTCTACGGTCCGGGCCGCCATCCGCCGTCGGGCAGCATATTCCTGTATTTCCTCGATCCGGACGGCATGACCGTCGAATACAGCTTCGGCATGGAGGAATTCGCGGAAACCGGTGCCCGCGCGCCGCGGCTGATGCCGCCGGTGCCCGAATCGCTCGATTTCTGGAGCGGGCTGCCCAGCCTCGATTTCGCCAGGGTCGGCCGGTACGAGACCGCGGGGTAG
- a CDS encoding AAA family ATPase encodes MTGNGDTHRGMHRTASAVAHGPTAREAPGAGRVVVLGNEKGGTGKSTTAMHLIVALLREGKSVASVDLDGHQGTLTRYIENRRKFVEGEGRRLRLPEHRRIAGRETAATGLPGATGQAEADALIDRLAATHDHVVLDCPGTDNPLARHAISRADILITPINDSFVDLDLLARIGGTPPRVLGPSVYSQTVWEGRQRRAMSGGRPIDWIVLRNRLSPLESRNKKNVGAVLEQLAARIGFRWLDGFHERVIFRQLFLQGLTVLDLREEGAGVALNMSHVAARHEIRRLADAVLGRDTVPVAAAARAEDAEPSLGL; translated from the coding sequence GTGACCGGAAACGGGGACACTCATCGAGGCATGCACCGCACGGCCTCCGCTGTTGCCCACGGCCCAACTGCCCGCGAAGCGCCGGGCGCCGGCAGGGTCGTTGTCCTCGGCAACGAGAAGGGCGGAACAGGCAAGTCGACAACGGCGATGCATTTGATCGTCGCCCTGCTGCGCGAGGGGAAATCGGTCGCGAGCGTCGATCTCGACGGCCACCAGGGCACGCTGACCCGCTACATCGAGAACCGGCGCAAGTTCGTCGAAGGCGAAGGGCGGCGCCTCCGGCTACCGGAGCATCGCCGGATCGCCGGGCGGGAAACCGCCGCGACGGGCCTGCCCGGAGCGACCGGGCAAGCAGAGGCCGATGCTCTGATCGACCGGCTGGCCGCGACCCACGACCATGTCGTGCTCGATTGCCCCGGCACGGACAATCCGCTGGCCCGCCACGCGATTTCCCGTGCCGATATCCTGATCACGCCGATCAACGACAGCTTCGTCGATCTCGATCTGCTTGCCAGGATCGGCGGCACGCCGCCGCGCGTCCTCGGTCCCAGCGTCTACAGCCAGACGGTGTGGGAAGGCCGCCAGCGCCGCGCCATGAGCGGCGGGCGGCCGATTGACTGGATCGTGTTGCGCAACCGGCTGAGCCCCCTCGAGTCGCGCAACAAGAAGAATGTCGGCGCCGTCCTGGAACAGCTCGCCGCGCGCATCGGTTTCCGCTGGCTCGACGGCTTCCACGAGCGGGTGATCTTCCGCCAGCTCTTCCTGCAGGGCCTCACTGTGCTCGACCTGCGGGAGGAAGGCGCCGGAGTCGCGCTCAACATGTCCCATGTCGCGGCACGCCATGAGATCCGCCGGTTGGCGGATGCCGTGCTGGGGCGCGATACCGTCCCGGTTGCAGCCGCAGCGCGCGCCGAAGACGCCGAACCGTCCTTGGGGTTGTAA